From the genome of Capricornis sumatraensis isolate serow.1 chromosome 17, serow.2, whole genome shotgun sequence, one region includes:
- the RILPL2 gene encoding RILP-like protein 2 isoform X1: MEEPPLREEEEEEEEDEAGPEGALGKSPLQLTAEDVYDISYVMGRELMALGSDPRVTQLQFKIVRVLEMLETLVNEGNLTVEELRLERDNLRKEVEGLRREGSAAGPEVNLGPDKMVVDLTDPNRPRFTLQELRDVLQERNKLKSQLLVVQEELQCYKSGLIPPREGPGGRREKEAFVPRGSSANSNKEEKTIIRKLFSFRSGKQT, from the exons ATGGAGGAGCCCCCTttgagagaggaagaagaggaagaggaggaggacgaGGCGGGACCCGAGGGGGCTCTGGGCAAGAGCCCCTTGCAGCTGACCGCTGAGGACGTATATGACATCTCCTACGTGATGGGCCGTGAGCTGATGGCCCTGGGCAGTGACCCCCGCGTGACACAACTGCAGTTCAAGATCGTCCGCGTCCTGGAGATGCTGGAGACGCTGGTGAATGAAGGGAACCTGACGGTGGAGGAGCTAAGATTGGAGCGGGACAACCTCAGGAAGGAGGTGGAGGGGCTGCGGAGAGAGGGCTCGGCTGCCGGCCCGGAG GTGAACCTGGGACCAGACAAAATGGTGGTTGACCTGACAGATCCCAACCGACCGCGCTTTACTCTGCAGGAGCTGAGGGACGTGCTTCAGGAGCGCAACAAGCTCAAGTCACAGCTGCTGGTGGTACAGGAAGAGCTGCAGTGCTATAAGAG TGGTCTGATTCCACCAAGAGAAGGcccaggaggaagaagagagaaagaggctttTGTTCCCAGGGGCAGCAGTGCCAACAGCAACAAGGAGGAGAAGACAATCATAAGGAAACT GTTCTCTTTCCGATCAGGGAAGCAGACCTAG
- the RILPL2 gene encoding RILP-like protein 2 isoform X2 has product MEEPPLREEEEEEEEDEAGPEGALGKSPLQLTAEDVYDISYVMGRELMALGSDPRVTQLQFKIVRVLEMLETLVNEGNLTVEELRLERDNLRKEVEGLRREGSAAGPEVNLGPDKMVVDLTDPNRPRFTLQELRDVLQERNKLKSQLLVVQEELQCYKSGLIPPREGPGGRREKEAFVPRGSSANSNKEEKTIIRKLL; this is encoded by the exons ATGGAGGAGCCCCCTttgagagaggaagaagaggaagaggaggaggacgaGGCGGGACCCGAGGGGGCTCTGGGCAAGAGCCCCTTGCAGCTGACCGCTGAGGACGTATATGACATCTCCTACGTGATGGGCCGTGAGCTGATGGCCCTGGGCAGTGACCCCCGCGTGACACAACTGCAGTTCAAGATCGTCCGCGTCCTGGAGATGCTGGAGACGCTGGTGAATGAAGGGAACCTGACGGTGGAGGAGCTAAGATTGGAGCGGGACAACCTCAGGAAGGAGGTGGAGGGGCTGCGGAGAGAGGGCTCGGCTGCCGGCCCGGAG GTGAACCTGGGACCAGACAAAATGGTGGTTGACCTGACAGATCCCAACCGACCGCGCTTTACTCTGCAGGAGCTGAGGGACGTGCTTCAGGAGCGCAACAAGCTCAAGTCACAGCTGCTGGTGGTACAGGAAGAGCTGCAGTGCTATAAGAG TGGTCTGATTCCACCAAGAGAAGGcccaggaggaagaagagagaaagaggctttTGTTCCCAGGGGCAGCAGTGCCAACAGCAACAAGGAGGAGAAGACAATCATAAGGAAACT gttATAA